A window of Elusimicrobiota bacterium genomic DNA:
GGTCCGGGCCGATCGTCCGCGTGCGCCAGGCCCTGCTGCAGCGCGGCGACGACCTGCTGACGCTCTCCGTGGGCACTCGCCTGTCCTTCGTCTCGGACAGCGGCAGCGCGACCGTCGTGCGCCTCCTCGACGGCTCGCTCGCCGAGATCCCGTCGGCATCTCTGTACGCCGCGCCCGCCGAGCCGACCGCCGCCTCGCGCGCCGAGATCATCCGCACCGCCGAGCTCTTCCTCGGCACCAGCTATTACTGGGGAGGCCGCTCCGGCGTCCAGCCGGACCCGAAGATCGGCGTGGACTGCTCCGGCCTCGTGAGCCTGGCCTACCGGATCCACGGCCGCGACGTCCCGCGCGACTCCCACGAGCAGAAGCTGCACGCCAAGCCGACGCGCAGCGCCGCGCTGCAGGCCGGGGACCTGATCTTCCTCACCGACGACGAGACGAGCGAGCGCATCACCCACGTCATGATCTTCACCGGCGGCGACGGGCTCATCGAGAGCCGCAAGTCCTCGGGGCGCGTGCTGCGCACGACCTTCCTCGAGCGCTTCGGCCAGCCCCTGACCGCCATCGAGTCCGGCGACGCGGTGAGCGACCTCTCGTTCCCCCGTCCCCGCCGGCGCCGGATCTTCTTCGGCTCGTATTTCTAGATGGCGAAAAAACCCCTGATCCACTTCGTCGGCATCGGGGGCGCGGGCATGAGCGCGCTGGCGCAGATCCACGCCATGGACGGCGGCCCGGCGACGGGCTCCGACCGGGACTTCGACCGCGGGCGGGGCGCGGGGCTGAAGGCCAAGCTCGAGGCCCTCGGCGTGAAGCTGTTCCCGCAGGACGGCAGCGCGCTCACCGATGGAACGGAGCTCGTGGTGCTGTCCACCGCCATCGAGGACTCCAACCCCGAGATCGCCGCGGCCAAGGCCCGCGGCGTGCCCCTGATGCACCGCTCCGAGTTCCTGGCCCGCCACGTGTCGGAGATGCGCACCATCGCGGTCACCGGCACGAGCGGCAAGTCCACCGTCGTCGCGATGATCTTCGAGATCCTCGAGGCCGCCGGGCGCGGGCCGTCCGTCATCACCGGCGGCGCGCTGATCGCGCTTCAGAAGCGCGGGCTCACCGGCAACGCCTTCCGCGGGAAGTCGGACATCCTCGTCGTCGAGGCGGACGAGAGCGACGGCTCCTTGGTCAATTACAAGCCGGCCGTCGGCGTGTTCCTCAACCTGACCAAGGATCACCTGGAGGTCTCCGCCCTGCGCGAGATCCTCCTCAAGTTCCGGCTCCACGTCGCGACGGCGCTGGTCAACGGGGACGACGCCGCGCTGGCCGGCATCCGCGCCGACGCCACGTTCGGCTTGTCGTCCGGCTCCGTTCACGCCGAAGGCCTCGAGCTCGAGGCCGCCGGCTCTCGGTTCCGCGTGAAGGACGTCTCATTCGAGCTTCCCGTCCCCGGCCGTCACAACGCCGAGAACGCGATCGCCGCGATCGCGGCGTGCGTCAACGAAGGCGTCTCGCTGGCCGACTGCGCCCGGGGATTGGCCGGCTTCCAGGGCGTGACGCGCCGCTTCCAGAGTCTCGGCTCCGCGCGCGGGGTGGAGGTCGTCGACGACTTCGCGCACAATCCGGCGAAGATCGCGGCGACCCTCACCGCCGCCCGCCTGCGCGGCCGCCGGACCTTGGCCGTCTATCAGCCCCACGGCTTCGCGCCGACCCGCCATCTCAAGAACGAGCTCATCGCGGCCTTCGCCGAGGGCCTGCGCCCCGAGGACCGGCTTTGGCTGCCCGACATCTACTACGTCGGCGGCACGGCGAGCAAGGACATCTCCTCGAACGACGTCGTCGCCCCGCTGAAGGCCAAGGGCCTTCACGCCTTCCACGTGCCCGACCGCGCCGCCATCGCCGCCCTGATCGCCGCCGAGGCGAAAGAGGGAGACCTCGTCATCGTCATGGGCGCGCGCGACCCCTCCCTGTCCGACTTCGCCCGCGAGGTCCTCGCGGCCTTGCGTCCCTGATCTCTCACGGATAATGCCGTAAAAACAATCATTTATCCTCATTTCCGCGCCCTGTGGATATGTGGATAACTTTGTTAATTGTTATATTACTTATACATATTTGTAACATGACAATTTAGGGCTCAGGCCGCGTCTGGGCCCTTCGGCCCCTCGCCCCGGGGGCACGCGGCCCCATGCGCCGGGCGGCGCCGGAGCCTATCCTTAGACCATGAGGATCCAAGGTATCCTGATGTCGGCGCTTCTCGCGATCTCGATCACCTCCCAGGCTCAGACGATCGTCCCCGATCCCGCCGTCATCGAAAGCCTCGGACTGACCGCCGCCGACGCCGGCTGGACCTACCGCGAGCCCGGCCGCGACGCCAAGGTCATCGCCGCGGAGGATTCCGCCAAGGTCGACGAGTTCCTGAAGACCGACGCCTCATCGAGCGCGAAGCTGGCGGCGTGGTGCCGAGAGCGCGGCGTCGAGCCCGAGAACGCGGTCGCCGCTCTGCTCGCCCCGCGTTCCTCATCCGGCCCCGCCGCCGTCCCCGCCGCGCATGACGACGCCGTCGCGGTCAAGGAAGCCGCCGAGCGCGGCCGGGCCCTGTCCGCTTCGCTGGGCTCCGCTCCCGATTTCGACGCGGCCGGCCATCGCCCGCTCGACGCGACCTTGCGCTGGGGCTCGGCGCCCCGCGCCGAGGCGACGGGACGGAACCTGGAGACCCTGTACGGGCTCTACGGCCGCGGCACGGACGCTCTCCTCGACAAGGCCGGCGCCGGCTCCGGCGGGACCGGCATGGCGGCCCGCATCGCCAAAGCGCCGCTGGACCTCGGCCTGGCCTGGACGACGACCTTGGCCGGCCACGAGCTCGGACACTTCGAATCGGCCTGGCTGGCCGGCGCGAAGAACGTGTCCTGGGCCAAGGCCGACGGCCCCTACGCCTTCGGCCGCATCACCGAGGTCGCCTCCGAGGACTGGGCGCGGATGTCCGCCGCGGGACGCCAGGCCTTCAACGCGGGCGGCACGATGGCCACGCAGGCCGCCGCGGCCGCCCTGCGCTCCTCCCTGTTCGAGCGCGGAGAGGCCGACTGGACGCAGTGGCCGCTGATGTTCTTCCGCAAGGTCGACATGACCGCCTACGGCCTGACCGCCCCCAAGCCGTCGCAGGCCGGCGCCCTCGACGGAGCCAACGACATGACCAGCTACGCCCGCCTCTACGGCGAGCGCTCCGGCCGCGGCGGCGACGCGGTGCACGGCGACATCGTGCGCGGCGCGGTGTGGAACATGCTCGACCCGATGGGGCTTTACTCGGCCTATGGCTATCTCGGCCGCTACGTGATCGGCGGCGAGCGCACGCAGAAGGTCCCCGGCGTCGAGCTCTGCGGCCGGACCTGGATGGCGGGCACCGGCTTCTGGCTCTCCGAGGTCGGCGCGCGCTACTCCATGACGGTCCTCTCCCGCGGCAGGAAGGGCGATGTGATCGAGACGACCGTCTCGACCGGCGAAGGACAGCCGGCCGCGGCCGTGCGCTGGTCCGACGACGTCGGCGCCGGGATCCGCGCCCGGGTCGGCGTCGACGCCTGGAGCCAGCGCGAGGCGGCCGAGCAAGGGCCCAAGAGCTTCGGCGGCGCCCTCAGCGCCGGCGCGGAGAAGAAGTTCGGACGCGTCTCCGCCTTCGCCGAGGTCGGCCAGAAGACCACGGGCGCGATGCTCGGGCAATCCCACGGCGGCGGGACGTTCTACACCGCCGGCCTCTCGGGCAGCTTCTGATGCGGATCCGCGCGCTCCTCGCCGCGCTCCTGCTGGCCGCGCCCGCCTCGGCCCAGACGCGCGTCGCCGCGCCGGTCACGAGCGTTCTTCCGCTTCGGATCGGCGTCGCGCCGATCCCGTCGCCGTCCGCTCCCGGCAGCCTCTCTCCGGCGCCGTCCCTGTCCGCGCCGCCGTCGCTGTCCGCCGTTCCGCTCGCCTCGCCTCTGATCGCTCCTTCCGCCATTCTGGCCGTCCGCCCCGCCGCCTACGCCCCTCTCCCGGTGAAAGTCGCGGCGCTCGACGCCGGGATCTCGCGAGTCGTCGCCTCGCTCGCCGCCGACCCGGCCTCCGGCGCCGCCGCGCTGACCGCGGGCCGGGACATCGAAGCGCTGCTGACCGGCGCCGTCGTCTCCGCGCCGTCCGCGGCCGACGCGGCCGCCTCGCCGGAGGAGCTGGCCTTCGCCGTCGGCGCCTCGCAGGCGCTCGCCGCGCGCGCCGACGACCTCGGCGCCGCGAAAGGCCTGAAGGCGCGGACCATGAGCGGCGCCGATTTCACGGGCATGCTCGACGAGGCCCGCGGCTCGGGAGCCCCCGCCCCGACGCCCGCCGCCGCCGCGGCCGTCAAGGAGATCGAGGCGGCGGTCGTGCGCTTCGTCCGCGCCCTCGTCCCGGCGGACAAGCCGCTCGTCGAGAGCCTGAGCCGCGCGCTCGCCGTGTGGCAGGTCTTCGACCAGGAGATGTCCATCGCGGCGTCGAAGGGCACGCTCGGGGCGATCGTCGCCGACGCCGAGCTCTTCGCCTCGCAGGTCGAGGCTTCCGCGGCCGTACCGTCCGTCGAGCCCGCGCCGGCCGCCGCGCAGGCGACGCTCGCCCCGTCGACTCCGAAGGAAGTGCGCCCGGAGGACCCGAACGATTACGCCTCCGTGGCGGTCCCCGGCAGCATCTTCGGCTGGCAGCCGATCGAGAAGTCCCCCAACCACGGCTTTCCCCCGCTCGACGCGCTGATCCGCAAGGTCCTCGGCGAGAAGAAGAGCGCCTACGCGAAAGGCTTCGAGCTTCCCGGCGCCGCCGAGCGCGCGGACGCGAAGGTCTATTTCTACGGCGAGCGCCACACCGACGGCGAGTTGATCAGCGCCAACATGAGGCGCCTCGTGTCGGACGCCCGCCCCGGGAAGCCGGTCATCGTCCTCGTCGAGGGCTACACCGGCTGGGCCATGCGCGGCTGGCCGGCGCTCAAGTATCTCGCCGACCGCGGCCTCGACCCCGGCGCCCTGGCGGAGAAGGACATCCCGAGCGCCTTCGTCGAGGTGCGCGGCTGGGAGAACACCGTCCACTACGACGACTCCAAGCACCCGCTCCTGCAGCACCACATGGATCAGCTCGCGATGAACCACCTCGCGCACGGCGAGCTGCGCGGCTGGCGCTACTACCGGGAGATGGCGCGCGCGGCGCTGGCGGCCTGGCGCTCCTACCGCGAGCTGTGGCGGGCGGCCATCGTCGTGCGCAACGGCGACCTGAACGCCGCCGTCGCCAAGGCGGCGGCCGACGCGGACGCGTCCGGCGCGACGGTGCACGTCATCGCGGGCACCGACCACCTGATGCAGAACCCGCGCCTGGTCGGCCTGCCGCTGATCGGACGCCCGTCCTTCCGCGAGACCTTGCGCGACGCCCTGGGCGGCCGCCCGTTCTGGGCCAGCCAGCCCCCCAACACTCAGGACTAGACGCAAAGTTGGTAGAATCCCGGCCATGAAACGAGCGCTCGCGGCCGCGTTGCTCCTGGGCATGGCGCTGCCCGCCTACGCCCGCACCAAGGCCCGGATCAAGGCCGAGACCCTCCCCGAGGAGCCCCGCCTCGCCGCGGCCGCGCCCCTGTATCCGGCGCGCTCGACCGAGCCGATCGTCTTCGTCTGGCCGACGGAGAACATGCCGCTCGCGGCCGAGAACGAGTTCATCTTCGGCTCGGTCTCCCCGGCGACCGCCCCGTTCACGATCAACGGCGTCACCGTCCCCGTCCACCGGGACGGAGGCTTCCTCGCGTTCCTGCCGATCGCGCCCGGCACCTTCACCTTCCGGGCCGAGCTGGCGCTCTCCTCGACGACGACGGCGACGGCGGAGAGGCATATCCTCGTGCCCATGCCCGCGCAGCCCTTTCCCGGGAAGCTCGGCATCGATCCCGCCTCCCTGTCGCCCAGGGCCGACCTCGACCTGCGCGCCGGGGACTGGCTGACGGCGCGAATGAAGGGGACCCCCGGCAAGCCCGCGCGCTTCCGCGTGGGCAAGGGTCCCTGGCAGGAGATGCGCGGCTCCAACGCCGCGCTCGGGCTCTATGAAGGAACGCGGCAGATCGCGCTCGGCGAGGAGTTCGAGGCGGCGCCCGTCGTGTACGAGCTCGGGAAAGGCTGGTCGTCGGTCAAGCTCTCCGGCACGGCCCGCGTCTCGGCTTCGGCGCGCGATTCCCTGATCGCGACCGTGAAGACCAGCACCGCGGGCTTCGTCGCGGTCAAGACCGGCCCCGCCAACGGCTTCCTCTCCTTCCCGCTGGCCGGCACCCGGCTCACGGTGACCGGGCGCGAGAACAGCTCGCTGCGCGTGCGCCTGTCCGACTCCCTGTCCGGCTGGGTCGAGGCCAAGGACGTCGAGCTTTCCTCCGGCACGCCCCCCCGCGCGGTGACGGGCACGATCGGCGTCGCCAAGACCGCCCTCGGCGCGGCGGTGAAGATCGGCCTGTCGGAGAAGGCCGCCTTCGACGTCGAGCCCTCGGCCGGGCTCGACGCGCTGACGATCCGCCTCTACAACGCGGTCGGCCACACGAATTGGGCGGTCAACGAAGCCCCCGACCTCGTCTCGGAGGTCCGCTGGCGCCAAGAGGCCAGCGACGTCGTGGCCGTGACCATCCTGCTCAAGCCCGACGAGGTCCTGTGGGGCTGGTGGCCGTCCTACGAGGGGGGCGCCTTGCGCCTCGAGCTCCGCCGCGCCCCCAAGATATCGGATTACAAGCCGTTCTCTGGGATCACGATCATGCTCGATCCCGGGCACATGCCGTCGGCGACCGGCGCGACGGGCCCGCTCGGCACGCGCGAGATGGACGCGAACTACGCGATCGCGGTCGCCGCGAAGGCGCGCCTGGAGCGGGCCGGCGCGTCCGTGCTGATGACGCGCAGCGACCCCCTTCACGAGGTCTCTCTCGTGGACCGGCCGAAGCAGGCCGTCGAGCGGGGCGCCGACCTCTTCGTGAGCCTGCACAACAACGCCCTGCCCGACGGCGAGAACCCGGCGGCCAAGCCGCGCGGCTTCACCGTCTTCTACTACCACCCGCAAAGCCTCGAGCTCGGCCGCGCCGTGCACGAGGCCTACCGCGGGCGGATCAAGCTGCCCGACGAAGGCCTGCGCTGGGGCAACCTGCTCGTCTCCCGTCAGAGCGCGATGCCGGCGATCCTCGTGGAGAACGCCTACATGATCCTCCCCGAACAGGAGGCCCTGCTCAACGACGCCGCGTTCCGCGACGAGCTCTCCCGGGCGCTGGTCGAGGGCCTCGAGCGGTTCTTGCGGAACGCGCGGAGGAAGCCATGATCACGCCCGGCGCCGGAGCCCTGCCCGCCCTCGTCGACATCCTTCATTTCCTGTCCGCGGCGAAGGAGGCCGAGGAGGACCAGGTCTGGGCCCGCGTCCTCGACAAGCTCTCCGCGTCGCTCGACTGCGAGGCCGCGACCTATTTCGTCTTCCTGCCCAAGCCGCAGCAGCTCATCGCGCGGGCGGCGCTCGGCGCCGCGGGACATCGCGTCGAGTCGCGGCGCGTCGAGTCGGGCAAGGGCCTGTGCGGCTGGGTCGCGAAATACCGCGAGCCCGTGCTGACCGTCGACGCCTACTCGGACCCGCGCTTCCTGAAGGACCTCGACGCGGAGACCGGCTTCAAGACGAGCCATGTCCTCGCCGTGCCGCTGCTCGACCGGATGGAGCTGATCGGCGTCTTCGAGCTCATCAACAAGCGCGGCGGGCCTTTTTCCGAGGCCGACCTGGCCTTCGTCCAGGCCGCCACCTCGGCTTGCGCGATCGCGCTGCGCGCGATCCGTTTAGAGTCGACGGTCGACAAGGTCACCGCCCACAACGCGTCCATACTCGAGAACCTCGGCGGCGGCTTCGTCGCGGTGGACATCCACGGCCGCGTGATGCTGTGCAACCCGGCCGCGAAGAGCATCCTCGGCCTCCCCGGCGACCTGCCGATGAACCAGCCGGTGGACGCGACCTTGCTCACGATCCCCGAGATGGCCGAGATCCTGATGGACACCTTGGTCAAGAAGGAGACGGTCAAGCGCCGGGACCTGCGCTGGAAGCACAAGGGCGAGAGCCGGACGCTCGGCTACTCGACCTTGCTCATCCAGGACCCGCACGGGCAGGTGGTCGGCGCGGGCGTCACCTTCCAGGACATCACCTCCTTCCAGAAGAAGGCATGAAGGCTCCCGGCTTCAGCCAAGTGTAAGTGAGACGATGAAGGCCCACACCGAATACCTCTTCTTCGAGACCCCCGAGCGCCGGGCGCTCGTCAACATCACCGAGCGCCTCGCCGCGATCGTCGCGAAATCGAAGATACAGGAAGGGATGTGCCTCGTCTCCGCGATGCACATCACCGCCGGCATCTGGGTCAACGACGAGGAGCCCGGCCTCAAGCAGGACCTGATGGACTGGCTCGAGCGGCTCGCTCCCGTCGCGGACTACCGCCACCACCGGACCGGAGAGGACAACGGCGACGCCCATCTCAAGCGGACCTTGCTCGGCCACCAGGCGCTCCTGCCGGTCACCGAAGGCGCCCTCGACCTCGGCCCCTGGGAGCAGGTGTTCTACGCCGAGTTCGACGGCCGCCGCCGCAAGCGCGTCGTCGTCAAGGTGATGGGCGAGTGAAGCCGGCGCTGCTCCTCTGGCCGCTGCTCGCCGCGGCGCTCCTCTACCTCGGCCTGCGCCGCTTCGAGCGGTCGATGACCTTCGTCCCCTCGCGCGAGATGCTCGCCCACCCCGGCACCGTCGGCCTCGCCTACGAGCCTTTGTTCCTGACCGCCTCCGACGGCGTGAAGCTCCGGGCCTGGTGGATCCCCGGCCCATCCGAGGATTCCCCGGTCATGCTCTGCCTGCACGGCAACGGCGGCAACCTCTCGCACCGAACCGACAAGATGCGCCTGTTTCACGACGCGGGCGCCGCCCAGCTGTGGCTCGACTGGCGCGGCTACGGCGAGAGCGCCGGGACCCCGGACGAGCCGGGCCTGTACCGCGACGCGCTCGCCGGCTGGGCGTGGCTCAACGCGGTCAAGGCCGTCCCCGCTTCGCGCCTCGTGCTCTACGGCGAGTCGCTCGGCGGCGCCCCGGCCATCGAGCTCGCCTCGCGCGTGCCCGCCGCCGGCCTGATCGTCGACAGCTCGTTCACCTCGGCCGCCGACATGGCCCGGCACATCCTGCCCCGCTTCCCGGTCCGCCTCCTCAGCGCGCGCTTCGACAACCTCGCCCGCCTGCCGCGCGTGACGATCCCGACGCTCTTCCTGCACAGCCCGCAGGACGACATCATCCCCTACGCGATGGCCCTGAAGAACCTGGGCGCCTCCGGCTCGGCGAAGAAGCGCCTCGTCGACCTCAAGGGCTCCCACAACGAGGGCTTCCTCGACTCGGGGCCGACCTACCCGAAGGCGATCCGGGAATTCCTGGCGTCGCTGCCGGCGGAACCTAGGAAATAGCCGTTCCCTCCCCCAGAATCCGCCGCCGCTCCGAATCGTTATGCGCCCTGCACAACAGCCGAAGATTTCCTATCTCGTCCGTGCCTCCGAGCGCGCGCGGCTTCACATGGTCCACCTCCAGGGACCTTCGTGCCAAGCACCTGACTCCCGTCGTTCCAATGTAGGCGCACCGCGCGCCGTCGCGCGCCCAAACGGAGCGGCGCACTCTTGCCGGGAGGGAGCTCCCGCCCTTAACGGGCGATAGGCGGCCCGGCAGTCCCTTTTCCGGATCGTGACGCGCCAGATAATCCCGGGCTATCTCCAGAAGGATCTCGTCGATGGCTCCGCTCGGACATTTATGCCCCAGCAGTTGACGGGCTCGATCTATCGCCTCGCGAAGGGCCAGGGGACCTCGGAAACTGAAATCGACCCGCAGGACTGGAGCGCCATCCGTCCCCGACCCCGAAGCGACCGCGACGACACGGACCGAGCTCCTCCTTTCCGGTTCAGGCCGCAAGGGCGCGAGCATCTCGTCTATTTGCCGGGCGGATTTCCCCTCCGCCCGGGAGATGATCTCCGGGGCGTCCGGACGATGAACGAAGGGCGCTATCTTCGAAACGGCCGACAAAGACAGCTGACCGTCGGCCAGCGCTGAGAGCAGCTCGGGACGGGAGACCGTCGCCCGCGCGGCGTGGATCCTCCGATATGATTCATCCTCGCTGAGCTTCAAGCGTCGGATGCAAAAGTCGAACGTGGAAGAATAGCCCCATTCTTCGGGAAGCTTCCGCCTGTCGGCTTCGCCGAGCCAGGACAGAAAGGAATGGAGGCGCTCGCGCTCCTCTTCCACGAAGCGATCGAGCCTCGCCAGCAGTTCCTCGCTCGACAACGACCTCGGGTCATCCATACTATCAGACGATCGAGGTGCCTAAAAAGTTGCATCACCCGGCATACTTGGCACGTACCAAGTTTGCGGATATCTTTTCGGACTATCCGGCTCGCGAGCGTTATTCCAGATCGACGCCGCGCTGGGGGCAGTCGGGGCGCAGGAGGCAGGCGGCGCATTGCGGGTTGGCGGCCTTGCACACGCGCCGGCCGTGCCAGATCACCGCGTGGGACCAGAACCTCCAATCCTTGCGCGGGACGAGGGCGTTCAGGTCGCGCTCGACCTTGACCGGGTCCTCCTCGTCGGTGAGGCCGAAGCGGTAGGCGAGGCGCTTCATGTGCGTGTCGACGACGACGCCCTCGGGCTTGCCGTAGATCTCGCCGAGGACGACGTTGGCGGTCTTGCGCGCCACGCCGCGCAGGGCGAGCAGGCCCTCCATCGTGTCGGGGACCTTGCCGCCGTGCTCGTCGCGGATGGCCCGCGCGGTCTCGATGATCGCCCGCGCCTTCATCCGGTAGAAGCCGCACGAGCGCACGATCGCCTCGAGCTCGGCGGGCTCAGCCTTGGCGTAGTCGTCGACGGTCTTGTAGCGCTTGAACAAGACCTTCGTCGTCGCGTTGACGCGGACGTCGGTGCACTGGGCGGACAGGATGACCGCGAAGACGAGCTCGTGCGGCGTCTTGTAGTCGAGCTCGCAGTGCGCCTCCGGATAGAGCTTGCGCAGGCCCTTGAGCAGCTTGAGGACGCGCTCGGTCTTGACGCTCACCGCTTCTCGATCGGGTAGTAGTAGATCCCGAGGTTCACGGGGTTGTCGACGAAGCCCTTCACCCAGCCCCGCACGCCGTAGACCCCGGCGGGATGCACGGTGAAGATCGCCGGCGCCTCGTCGAAGCCCTTGGCCAGGATCTTCTTGTACAGCGCCGCGCGCTTGGCGGGCGACGACTCAGCCGCGGCCTTCTCTATCATAACGTCGAGCTCGGGGTTCGCGTAACCCTGGGCCGACGGGTAGCGCCCCTGCGAGTGGTAGAAGGCGTAGATGAAGTTGTGCGCGTCGGGATAGTCGGCGAGCCAGCCGCGGGCGAACAGCGGCATGAGCCGCCGCTGGGCCTTGTCCAGGAAGCTCGCCCAGTCCACGCCGCGCAGGTCGACGCGGAACTTCGGGTTCAGCTTCTCTACGTTCTTCTTGAGGATCTGCGCCGCCGCCTCGCGGTTCTCGGAGCCGGTGTTGTAGGTGAGGGTGAAGCGGAAGCCCTTGTCCCAGACCTTGCCGCCCCAGGCCTTGCGCAGATGCGCCTCGGCCTTCTTCAGGTCGTAGGCGTAGCGCGGCTGCTTCGCGTCATAGCCGGGGACGCTCGGCGGGATAGGCCCGAAGGCGCGGGCGGCGGTCCCCTTGAAGGTGTCGCGCATGATCGCGTCGTAGTCGAAGGCGTAGGAGAAGCCGCGGCGCACGTCGGCGTCGGCGAAGAAGTCCGGCGGGACGCCCTCGCCGTCGAGCTTGCCGGAGCCGATGTCGGGATTGGCGACCGGGTTGATCCTGACCGTGAAGAACAGCGCCGGGTCGGTCTGCAGGCGGAGCAGGCCGTCGAGCAGGACGGCGCCGGGGATGCCCGCCACCTGCGACGCGTACGGGCGCGGGGTCTCGATGAGGTCGGCGTCGCCGGCCTGGAGCATGAGCTTGCGCGTGTTGAGCTCGGGGACGGCCTTGATCAGCACCTGCTTGAGCTTCGCCGGGCCGCGGAAGTACGCGTCGTGACGCGCCAGCAGCACGTACCGGGCGGTCTTGTCCCAGCGGACGAGCTTGAAGGGCCCCGCGCCGTTCATGTGCTCGTGGAAGTAAGACTTCTCCTTGGGCGGATCGTTGAAATCCTTCCAGGTCGCGGCCGTCCCGTCCCAGTCTCCGTGAGCGACCGCCCAGGGCTTGGACATAATATATGACCATCTGGCCATGATCCCGAGGAAGGGCCCGAAGGGCCGCGGCAAGGAGATCACCACGTCGTTGCCGTTGACGACAATCGCTTTCTCCAGAGCGGCGTAATCCAACGTGATCGTTCCGGACGAGTTTCGCGTCGAAGGCACGCCCGCGATCGGCTCGAGCAAAAGCGCCGAGGGCCCCCCCGCGCGATCCGTGATCATGAACCGCAGGAGCGAGTAGCGCACGTCCTCGGGGGTGACCTCGGAGCCGTCGTGGAACCGGACGCCCTTGCGGATCGGGAAGCGATAGGTCCGTCCATCCGGGGAGATCAGCTTGTTCTTGAGGGAAGGGACCTTCTCCGCGATGCGCGGCTCGTATTCGGACAGCGAGGAGCCCTTGAACGCGATCAGCGTCTCGTAGACGTTCTGGATCACCGACTGGCTCGACCCGTCGTACGGATAGGCCGGATCGAGGCCGGCGGCCTCCCCGATCTCGAGGTTGGTGAAGGTGTCCGGGTTCTTGACCGGCTCGGCGGAGGCGGCGACGGCGGCCAGCAGGAGGGCGGTGATCATGGGGCCAAGATAGCGCATCGCGCGAGCCGTGTAAAGCGCGCGAGGACGGATACCGCGCCTCCAACTTAAATTCACACGGCCCGCATGGCGCCGCCCCGCCCCCCAGGCTATCATCTGCCGATCCCACGGAGGAAGAGATGAACAAGAGACTCAATCAGCCGGTCCAGGCCGCGCGGCTCTGCCGGGAGCTGGGCCTGACCTTGATCGGCCCCGACAGGGAGATACTGGCGGTGGGCGGCCTCGACTCGCTCGAGGAGCATTCTCTGGCCTTCGTGAGGGACCGCGCTCCCGGGGCGGGCTCGACCGGCACGGTGTTCGCGACCGCGCCCCTGCCCATGCAGGGCCTGACCGTGATCCAGTCCCTGAAGCCGCGGCTCGACTTCATCCGCGCGCAGCATATCCTCCGGAAATCGCCCGGATTCCTGGAGGATTCCACTCCGCCCGACATCCACCCGACCGTCCAGGTCGGGCGCGGGGCGGTGATCGAGAACGGGGTGAGGATCGGCGAAGGCACCTGCATCGGCAGCGGCGTCGTCATCAAGTCCGGCACCGTGATCGGCCGGCATTGCGAGATCAAATCGGGGGCGATCGTCGGCGAGGCCGGCTTCGGGTTCGAGCGCGACGAGGAAGGCCGCCCGATCAAGATGATCCAGATGGGCGGCCTGCGCATCGGCGATCACGTCGAGATCGGCAGCGTCAACACGGTGTGCCGCGGCGCGCTCGGCGACACGGTCATCGAGGATTACGTGAAGACCGACGACCACGTCCACATCGGCCACAACTGCCGCATCGGGTCGGGGACGATGATCACGGCCTGCGCGGAGATCAGCGGCTCGGTCACGATCGGGAAGAACGCCTGGCTCGC
This region includes:
- a CDS encoding N-acetylmuramoyl-L-alanine amidase; protein product: MKRALAAALLLGMALPAYARTKARIKAETLPEEPRLAAAAPLYPARSTEPIVFVWPTENMPLAAENEFIFGSVSPATAPFTINGVTVPVHRDGGFLAFLPIAPGTFTFRAELALSSTTTATAERHILVPMPAQPFPGKLGIDPASLSPRADLDLRAGDWLTARMKGTPGKPARFRVGKGPWQEMRGSNAALGLYEGTRQIALGEEFEAAPVVYELGKGWSSVKLSGTARVSASARDSLIATVKTSTAGFVAVKTGPANGFLSFPLAGTRLTVTGRENSSLRVRLSDSLSGWVEAKDVELSSGTPPRAVTGTIGVAKTALGAAVKIGLSEKAAFDVEPSAGLDALTIRLYNAVGHTNWAVNEAPDLVSEVRWRQEASDVVAVTILLKPDEVLWGWWPSYEGGALRLELRRAPKISDYKPFSGITIMLDPGHMPSATGATGPLGTREMDANYAIAVAAKARLERAGASVLMTRSDPLHEVSLVDRPKQAVERGADLFVSLHNNALPDGENPAAKPRGFTVFYYHPQSLELGRAVHEAYRGRIKLPDEGLRWGNLLVSRQSAMPAILVENAYMILPEQEALLNDAAFRDELSRALVEGLERFLRNARRKP
- a CDS encoding GAF domain-containing protein, coding for MITPGAGALPALVDILHFLSAAKEAEEDQVWARVLDKLSASLDCEAATYFVFLPKPQQLIARAALGAAGHRVESRRVESGKGLCGWVAKYREPVLTVDAYSDPRFLKDLDAETGFKTSHVLAVPLLDRMELIGVFELINKRGGPFSEADLAFVQAATSACAIALRAIRLESTVDKVTAHNASILENLGGGFVAVDIHGRVMLCNPAAKSILGLPGDLPMNQPVDATLLTIPEMAEILMDTLVKKETVKRRDLRWKHKGESRTLGYSTLLIQDPHGQVVGAGVTFQDITSFQKKA
- a CDS encoding YjbQ family protein, with the translated sequence MKAHTEYLFFETPERRALVNITERLAAIVAKSKIQEGMCLVSAMHITAGIWVNDEEPGLKQDLMDWLERLAPVADYRHHRTGEDNGDAHLKRTLLGHQALLPVTEGALDLGPWEQVFYAEFDGRRRKRVVVKVMGE
- a CDS encoding alpha/beta hydrolase; protein product: MKPALLLWPLLAAALLYLGLRRFERSMTFVPSREMLAHPGTVGLAYEPLFLTASDGVKLRAWWIPGPSEDSPVMLCLHGNGGNLSHRTDKMRLFHDAGAAQLWLDWRGYGESAGTPDEPGLYRDALAGWAWLNAVKAVPASRLVLYGESLGGAPAIELASRVPAAGLIVDSSFTSAADMARHILPRFPVRLLSARFDNLARLPRVTIPTLFLHSPQDDIIPYAMALKNLGASGSAKKRLVDLKGSHNEGFLDSGPTYPKAIREFLASLPAEPRK
- a CDS encoding HNH endonuclease, with translation MDDPRSLSSEELLARLDRFVEEERERLHSFLSWLGEADRRKLPEEWGYSSTFDFCIRRLKLSEDESYRRIHAARATVSRPELLSALADGQLSLSAVSKIAPFVHRPDAPEIISRAEGKSARQIDEMLAPLRPEPERRSSVRVVAVASGSGTDGAPVLRVDFSFRGPLALREAIDRARQLLGHKCPSGAIDEILLEIARDYLARHDPEKGLPGRLSPVKGGSSLPARVRRSVWARDGARCAYIGTTGVRCLARRSLEVDHVKPRALGGTDEIGNLRLLCRAHNDSERRRILGEGTAIS
- the nth gene encoding endonuclease III, yielding MSVKTERVLKLLKGLRKLYPEAHCELDYKTPHELVFAVILSAQCTDVRVNATTKVLFKRYKTVDDYAKAEPAELEAIVRSCGFYRMKARAIIETARAIRDEHGGKVPDTMEGLLALRGVARKTANVVLGEIYGKPEGVVVDTHMKRLAYRFGLTDEEDPVKVERDLNALVPRKDWRFWSHAVIWHGRRVCKAANPQCAACLLRPDCPQRGVDLE